A window from Musa acuminata AAA Group cultivar baxijiao chromosome BXJ3-10, Cavendish_Baxijiao_AAA, whole genome shotgun sequence encodes these proteins:
- the LOC135651972 gene encoding tubby-like F-box protein 5: MSFKSLVRELKEMRDGMGSMSRRGGRGGGAPEGTMTGHGRGCDQHPWSHQRDLEQRHQQQQQQGRWANLPPELLLDVIRRVEESEVSWPARWHVLACAAVCHSWRDITKEVVKPPQQCGRITFPISLKQPGPRDNPIQCFIRRERATSTFRLYLGLSPSLHGQNDKLLLAARKIRRATSTDFVISLTADDFSRASSSYVGKVRSNFLGTKFTVYDSQPPCDAAVSFGSRSTRRIHSKQVSPRVPAGNYNIATIAYELNVLRTRGPRRIQCTMHSVPVSSIQEGGSVPFPTSFIHSISEQLPSLAVAKGKEPVIDFSSTSLTESRAPVQTNGAPLMLKNKAPRWHEQLQCWCLNFRGRVTVASVKNFQLVAAVDPSYHVSLAEQEKVILQFGKIGKDIFTMDYRYPLSAFQAFAICLTSFDTKPACE; encoded by the exons ATGTCTTTTAAGAGCCTCGTCCGCGAGCTGAAGGAGATGAGGGACGGGATGGGGAGCATGTCTAGGAGAgggggcagaggaggaggagcccCGGAAGGGACGATGACCGGGCATGGCCGTGGATGTGATCAGCACCCTTGGTCCCATCAACGGGATCTGGAGCAGCggcaccagcagcagcagcagcagggtaGGTGGGCGAACCTGCCTCCTGAGCTGCTGCTGGACGTCATCCGGCGGGTGGAGGAAAGCGAGGTGTCGTGGCCGGCGAGGTGGCACGTGCTGGCGTGCGCGGCCGTGTGCCATTCGTGGCGGGACATCACGAAGGAAGTGGTCAAACCCCCCCAGCAATGTGGCCGGATCACCTTCCCCATCTCCCTTAAGCAG CCTGGGCCACGAGATAATCCAATTCAATGCTTCATCAGAAGGGAGCGAGCGACATCCACCTTCCGCCTGTACTTGGGTCTCAGCCCAT CACTGCATGGACAGAACGACAAGCTTTTGCTAGCAGCCCGCAAGATCAGACGTGCAACGAGCACCGATTTTGTGATTTCACTGACCGCCGATGATTTCTCTCGAGCTAGCAGTAGCTATGTTGGAAAAGTGAG GTCGAACTTTCTGGGAACCAAGTTTACAGTTTATGACAGCCAGCCTCCTTGTGATGCTGCGGTCTCTTTCGGCAGCCGATCAACCCGACGGATCCATTCCAAGCAAGTTTCACCAAGAGTGCCCGCTGGCAATTACAACATCGCTACCATCGCTTACGAACTCAATGTCCTGCGAACTCGAGGGCCAAGAAGAATTCAGTGCACCATGCATTCTGTTCCCGTCTCCTCCATCCAGGAAGGGGGGAGCGTCCCATTTCCCACCAGTTTCATTCACTCCATCAGCGAACAGCTCCCCAGCTTAGCAGTTGCAAAGGGCAAGGAACCTGTGATCGATTTTTCTTCCACCAGTCTCACCGAATCACGGGCACCTGTCCAGACCAATGGGGCGCCACTCATGCTAAAGAATAAAGCCCCGAGATGGCACGAGCAGCTTCAGTGCTGGTGCTTGAACTTCAGAGGGCGAGTCACGGTGGCTTCCGTCAAGAATTTCCAGCTCGTGGCTGCCGTGGATCCTTCCTACCACGTTTCCCTTGCAGAGCAAGAAAAAGTCATTCTCCAGTTTGGGAAAATAGGAAAGGACATTTTCACCATGGATTATCGATATCCACTCTCCGCGTTCCAGGCATTTGCAATTTGCTTGACGAGCTTCGACACTAAGCCAGCATGTGAATAA
- the LOC103968780 gene encoding pollen-specific leucine-rich repeat extensin-like protein 1: protein MEETLRAAKQRRKRNKFHFRLKFWKSTPRSPKPAAPLPQPPPESNPQSPTPTQTEPTSRSPSSSSSPSQSGRFDEGPEEQPQQGTSSPRRLSPPSSPSRETPAPPESTQGVSQTPSSAKPEMTTTEPKSPSHPQETQEPQESYPGKPLEPQSESPSHQQETQPQSSEAQPPKPLELQSKSPSHQQEIQQPQESHPPGVQAPETSEPQPTHQQETQPQESHPPPQGRVPETLEPQPKSPSHQQETQPQESSSSQTQSPELLESQPEFPRHQQETQPQKSQSSDAKAQELLELQSKSPSHQQEIQRPQESHPPQVQAQEPLEPQPKPPAHQQESQPQESHPPQVQVPEALEPQPKSPVHQQETQPQESYPSQVQSLELLEPQPGSPRHQQETQPQESQPSEAQAPELLEPQPKSPSHQQEIQPQVSQPPETLESQPKLSPQQPQESQTREIQKLQPKSPPQQSQESQPSQAQAPLQMEPIQEKLETDVEKKEIAEPSKPAQQTLMEEKPRQDVEDNTKEDTEITIEMSHGSQESEERIKDQPKPPYTREPDGLRGKRHATSVADIPRASAILGGDDFQKESEGEDVRKLNIRHSPHAGSDHATSMITLAGENEGASMYIGRKISREAGIQKEHQIDEHPSAEEGDGKNEISHQTSNEVASITGVNSNVQSVNNSLLRESSCSQGDPGVHFFFSIKTNYAR from the coding sequence ATGGAAGAAACACTACGCGCAGCCAAGCAGCGCAGAAAGCGGAACAAATTCCACTTCCGGTTGAAGTTCTGGAAATCCACCCCGAGATCACCAAAACCTGCGGCCCCGTTACCTCAACCCCCACCAGAATCCAACCCACAATCGCCGACGCCTACTCAGACGGAACCTACTTCACGTtcaccttcctcttcctcgtcGCCGTCACAATCGGGGAGATTCGATGAAGGACCTGAAGAACAACCACAACAAGGGACTTCTTCGCCGAGGAGACTCTCTCCGCCTTCCAGCCCATCGAGAGAAACTCCCGCTCCACCGGAATCAACTCAGGGAGTTTCTCAAACCCCATCATCAGCCAAGCCTGAAATGACCACCACGGAACCAAAGTCCCCGAGTCATCCGCAAGAAACCCAAGAGCCCCAGGAATCATATCCTGGGAAGCCATTGGAACCGCAATCAGAGTCCCCAAGCCATCAGCAAGAAACTCAACCCCAGTCTTCCGAAGCTCAACCTCCAAAACCATTGGAGCTACAATCGAAATCCCCGAGTCATCAACAAGAAATCCAACAGCCTCAGGAATCCCATCCTCCCGGAGTCCAAGCTCCAGAAACATCGGAACCACAACCAACTCATCAGCAAGAAACCCAGCCTCAAGAATCTCATCCTCCTCCCCAAGGCCGAGTTCCAGAAACATTAGAACCACAACCAAAGTCCCCGAGTCATCAACAAGAAACCCAGCCCCAGGAATCCTCTTCTTCCCAAACCCAATCTCCAGAACTATTAGAATCACAACCAGAATTCCCAAGACATCAGCAAGAAACTCAGCCCCAGAAATCCCAATCTTCCGATGCTAAAGCCCAAGAACTATTGGAACTACAATCCAAGTCCCCGAGTCATCAACAAGAAATCCAACGACCCCAGGAATCCCATCCCCCCCAAGTCCAAGCTCAAGAACCATTGGAACCACAACCAAAGCCCCCGGCTCATCAGCAAGAATCCCAGCCTCAAGAATCTCATCCTCCCCAAGTCCAAGTTCCAGAAGCACTAGAACCACAACCAAAGTCCCCAGTTCATCAACAAGAAACCCAGCCCCAGGAATCCTATCCTTCCCAAGTCCAATCTCTAGAGCTATTGGAACCACAACCAGGGTCCCCAAGACATCAGCAAGAAACTCAGCCCCAGGAATCTCAACCTTCCGAAGCCCAAGCTCCTGAATTGTTAGAACCACAACCAAAATCCCCAAGTCATCAGCAAGAAATCCAACCCCAGGTATCCCAACCTCCTGAAACACTAGAATCACAACCAAAGTTATCACCCCAACAGCCCCAGGAATCCCAAACTCGAGAAATACAAAAATTACAACCAAAGTCACCACCCCAGCAGTCTCAGGAATCCCAACCTTCTCAAGCCCAAGCTCCGTTACAAATGGAACCAATACAAGAAAAACTAGAAACAGATGTCGAGAAAAAGGAAATTGCAGAACCCTCCAAACCTGCACAGCAAACTCTAATGGAGGAAAAACCTAGACAGGATGTCGAAGATAACACAAAAGAAGATACTGAAATCACAATAGAGATGAGTCATGGGAGCCAAGAATCAGAAGAAAGGATCAAAGACCAACCAAAGCCCCCATATACTAGGGAACCTGATGGTCTCAGAGGAAAACGGCACGCTACGTCGGTGGCCGATATCCCACGGGCCTCAGCAATCCTCGGAGGAGATGATTTCCAAAAGGAGAGCGAGGGTGAGGATGTCCGGAAGCTGAATATTAGGCACTCACCCCATGCGGGGAGTGATCACGCAACAAGCATGATAACCTTAGCCGGTGAGAATGAAGGTGCGTCCATGTACATCGGACGCAAGATATCACGAGAGGCAGGTATTCAGAAAGAGCATCAGATAGACGAGCACCCGAGTGCAGAAGAAGGCGACGGTAAGAACGAAATATCTCATCAGACGAGCAATGAAGTTGCATCAATCACAGGAGTGAATAGCAATGTGCAGAGCGTCAACAACTCGCTACTTCGTGAAAGCTCCTGCAGCCAAGGGGATCCAGGAGTTCACTTCTTCTTTTCCATCAAAACCAACTACGCCCGTTAA
- the LOC103968778 gene encoding basic helix-loop-helix protein 79, which produces MQCLRTPLSDLSVLERQRTRAEWQQQGQEQSDYHPYDADYCMQSLLPVETSFRALHSCSGGGANENHGNVHGSNDCFSNAWPDIVSSMHCPVVGAAASVEETSVNASSSSSSRKRKSENTRRSKENSGGSDGKDDNNCKRIKEETGGGSAPPEAKRPNKRKEESADASKENDKAPKSDYIHVRARRGQATDSHSLAERVRRERISQRMKYLQDLVPGCSKITGKAGMLDEIINYVQSLQRQVEFLSMKLAAVNPMMDINIDSFFGGREINPTCKSGIIPMIGMSSELLDQSYLQFGSLQHDMFMDSSDLLLRPNVNPPAAVSDTSLGSCLNVNGSSVWNTNLQNVYGVEFQLGRGTALPFQSLQGNLLPNNLKMEM; this is translated from the exons ATGCAGTGCCTGCGAACTCCTCTTTCGGATCTCTCCGTGTTGGAGAGGCAGAGAACGCGTGCGGAGTGGCAGCAACAGGGGCAAGAGCAGTCGGATTACCATCCCTACGATGCCGATTACTGCATGCAAAGTCTCCTTCCCGTGGAGACCTCCTTCCGGGCGCTCCACAGCTGCAGCGGCGGGGGGGCGAACGAGAATCACGGCAACGTTCATGGATCGAATGACTGCTTCAGCAACGCGTGGCCGGATATAGTTTCGAGTATGCATTGTCCTGTTGTCGGTGCCGCTGCTAGTGTCGAGGAAACGAGCGTCAAtgcgagcagcagcagcagctcgagGAAGAGAAAGTCCGAGAATACTCGGAGATCGAAG GAGAATAGTGGTGGTAGTGATGGCAAAGATGATAACAACTGCAAGAGAATAAAAGAAGAGACAGGAGGAGGATCAGCACCACCGGAGGCCAAACGACCGAACAAGAGAAAGGAAGAATCTGCGGACGCCTCGAAGGAGAATGACAAGGCGCCCAAGTCGGACTACATTCATGTAAGAGCTCGACGGGGTCAGGCCACAGACAGTCATAGCTTGGCCGAAAGA GTGAGAAGGGAGAGGATCAGCCAGCGGATGAAGTACCTCCAGGATTTGGTGCCCGGATGCAGCAAGATCACAGGAAAAGCGGGCATGCTAGATGAGATCATTAACTACGTTCAATCTCTCCAAAGACAAGTGGAG TTCCTATCCATGAAGCTGGCTGCTGTGAATCCAATGATGGACATCAACATCGACAGCTTCTTCGGCGGCAGAGAG ATAAATCCGACCTGCAAATCGGGCATCATTCCCATGATCGGCATGTCGTCCGAGCTATTGGACCAGTCCTACCTTCAATTCGGCTCCTTGCAGCATGACATGTTCATGGATTCTTCGGATTTATTGCTTCGTCCGAACGTCAACCCGCCGGCGGCGGTTTCTGATACATCCCTCGGATCATGTTTGAAT GTCAATGGGTCTTCGGTTTGGAATACAAACCTGCAGAACGTGTACGGTGTGGAATTCCAGCTAGGAAGAGGGACAGCCCTCCCCTTTCAATCATTGCAAG GTAATCTTTTACCTAACAATCTCAAGATGGAGATGTGA